Within Bifidobacterium dentium JCM 1195 = DSM 20436, the genomic segment TCGACCATCGCCAATGCGAGGCATGCCGTGGGCATCACGATGGAGAACGGCATTGAAGCGCTGGTGCACATCGGCATCGATACGGTGCAGCTCAAGGGCGGGCCGTTCACCTTGCTGGTACAGCCCGGGCAGAAGGTCAACGCCGGTGAGCCAATCGACGAAGTCAATCTGGCGGCCGTGCATGCGGCCGGAAAGCTCACCGACGTGATCGTGGTGTTCACGAACGCCGACGACATCGATGCAATCGACATCACCGCCCACGGTGCCGTACTTGCCGGCGGTCCGGTGGGCACGTTGATTGCGCGCTGACGTTCCGTCGATACGCGCCGTTACCGGCTGACGTCCCAGCTGAGGAGATCGTCGATGCTCTGACGGCGAATCATCA encodes:
- a CDS encoding PTS sugar transporter subunit IIA, with amino-acid sequence MAGFFASLFHKKADASVSNPDEGAFVESPADDSRTASSQEEHLPTRIALCSPADGAAKSLEEVADDVFSTKVLGDGFAVTPSNGLIVAPVSGTISTIANARHAVGITMENGIEALVHIGIDTVQLKGGPFTLLVQPGQKVNAGEPIDEVNLAAVHAAGKLTDVIVVFTNADDIDAIDITAHGAVLAGGPVGTLIAR